The DNA segment ATGCTCTTTACTGCACAGCTTCCTTTTAGATCCCTAATAGTGCGGATGCTTTCACAATATTTCTGTGCTCTGTTTGTCAAACTCCTTCCTTATCTTTCTGCGTCAAAGACAATTTCAGGAACTCATTGACCAAGCCTACTTTCCCAGCTGTTTTcccctcctgccccagccagttAATTCATTTTGCCTGAAGCCTTCGGTGGGCAGGACTTTGATCCTCTATGCATTTTCAAACACACTTCTGCCAAATGAAAAAAGACAAACCTATAttcacagaaggaaaagaaatagGAAACTAGCAGCTACAATGATGCAGACAATACCTCTGATGGAAGACTTTTTCCATCAGTTTGAAGAGAACCATCTGACAGCAGAACCAAGCCAATGGATTCTAGATACTAGATCTTCATTTCTTGCTGCTGTGACTTTTAGCAATTCGTTAACTGTAGCGCGTGTTTCCTCCTAGCCTGATGGTGCCTCTTGTGGATTCAGTGTAGGttgtgcatgcaaggcatgtcTTCAACACAATAGTTCCACTGCCTTTTCCTAAAGAAGATGCCCACTATTGTGTGTGCAGTGCTAAATGCCTTCCTAAGTGTCATCATCCCATCCGCCAATGTCTTGGTGATCATAGTCATCTGTCAGCTAAGAAAGAAGAAACCAAGCCGAAACTATGTCTTCATTCTCAACTTGGCAGCTGCTGATCTACTGGTTGGCATAATGTGCATTGGGCAAGCTTTGGATGATGCAACAGATGCACTATTTGACACAAATCTGCTTCTTTGTCTTGTGCGGATCTGCATGAGCATTACTCCTTGCATTGGCTCCATTCTCACCTTGCTTTTGGTTTCTCTGGACAGGTACTTAGCTGTGAAGCTGCCCCTGCATTATCCCTCTCTTATGAGCAGGAAACCTATAGTCTTCTCACTTGTTGTCCTGTGGACTGTTTCTTTCTTGGTGGGCCACATGCCACTTATTTTCTCACCACTTCAGCAGAGAAATTTCACAGGTAATTGTGGGATCCTGACTGCGGCCAAGAGTGACTATCTGTATATAATCTGCTTTGGCATCTTCATCCCTGCCTTGCTGACCTTGGTCTACTTGCATATCTCAGTGGGGAGGATTGCCTATCTGCAGCACAAGCAGATCCAGCGTGCCTGCTTGCACCTAGATACCCCTACTGCTCCTCTCCACCATTTCAAAGCTCTGAGGACAGTCTTTATTGTGATTATCTGCTTTATTCTCTTCTGGGGCCCTTATTATGTGGCTGCCATTGTGAAAGCTACCTGTACCTCTTGCAACCTGAGCTCACAGCTGAACGATTTTTTATTCGTTTTAGGAGAAACTAATTCTCTGATAAATCCTTTTGTCTATTCTCTGTACAGCAAGGATATAAGAACGCAGTTTGCCAGACTGATGAAGTGTAAGGGAAAAGGACAAATAAAACCCTACAGGTCTAATGGGCTGGCAGTGAACCATTTCAACATCATAAGCCGAAGTGACTTATCCTGTGGAGGATGCACAAGACGAAATTCATCTGGGGATCAACCCTCTAAATCTGCTTCTTTTAACAGTTCTTCAGATTGCAGAGCAGTGTTCTCAATTTCTTGATCCAAGATGAACAGGACAAAACCCACT comes from the Rhineura floridana isolate rRhiFlo1 chromosome 7, rRhiFlo1.hap2, whole genome shotgun sequence genome and includes:
- the LOC133389420 gene encoding glucose-dependent insulinotropic receptor-like encodes the protein MPTIVCAVLNAFLSVIIPSANVLVIIVICQLRKKKPSRNYVFILNLAAADLLVGIMCIGQALDDATDALFDTNLLLCLVRICMSITPCIGSILTLLLVSLDRYLAVKLPLHYPSLMSRKPIVFSLVVLWTVSFLVGHMPLIFSPLQQRNFTARI